One window of Epinephelus fuscoguttatus linkage group LG9, E.fuscoguttatus.final_Chr_v1 genomic DNA carries:
- the f8 gene encoding coagulation factor VIII translates to MELTAMRAAILVLLLPPLLLCFPAGQQPQQSAAAVREYYVAAVEIGWDYVHLDDDDPASEQRRRSKDIPQKYIKAVYREYTDSTYTTPKKRPPWTGIQGPVIVARAGDRVVVHFKNLASQSYSISPVGITYWKQSEGAGYDDSTAGQEKEDDAVSPGGYYEYVWDISPKDGPTTSDPECLTYSYSSQVDTVRDVNSGLIGALLICKASAFTEDGQRRNPAFVLLFAVFDETKSWYGEVGERKSREKFKRSVGRKEYHTINGYINSTLPGLTVCQGRNQVSWHLIGMGTAPEIHSIQFQDHTLEVLNHRKVTVEVTPMTFITAEMRPSTIGRFLMSCQIHAHRHDGMSAFFTVEDCPKPVTLPGPDLRNVKHTVGEDSSEDYSYEDDDNLFNTISFYPKKPQVQVRSIGGQPRRTWQHYIAIEEVVWNYASHLKPTDSELQSGYLPAAPHHLGYKYKKARYVEYTDASFTQRKSSDKTLLGPLLKGKVNDQIHITLRNMASRPFNIYPNGLTRIYPLHRSANAAETDLRSLEVPPNGTFTYVWRLTIDDGPLEGDPQCLTQLYQSTISPERDLASGLVGTLLICKHDTMDTRGRLLVPDKEWSLIFAVFDENRSWYFNENMEHSTLTSFNATDPEFYNSNVIYSINGTMFAGRQFVAFQTDVTLWHVANVGTQSDFLSVYFTGNLFKYQGLYQSVLTLFPMTGITVPMETDLMGEWEIGAYDGSLKSRGMSIRYSVLHSNDGDIVDRDGIEEDISDYIDDLNLPRSRRTGNRTVLVRMCKKPRADNNTLSVNASSQNVTDDKAVGAGAEGQSECELRKVMVGEGENPNMVSEGGIPQDVLDEIARDGEWTVSQNGTELKGERSGRQRRQAEGNWTDTDITSGEDGGTSVEIEEEAVENKSDAGAEVLFEDRSGVSSVDNVTKGELEESNDILLSSNRQLSEEVSSVEQSSPEEMDQNLVPQNPVQSEPEQITEDLLDLDYNKTAENNNNNTSRTDRSLEYLEYDDYGGQEVNNTSDMSGTDYMDLRSAGTKYRHYYIAAEEITWDYGIRKPHQLIKPREMRRGMRKFLPEYKKVVFRAYSDKDFLIPVGRGEPQEHLGIMGPFIKAEINDLVTVVFKNKASRPYSFHLQGVYDLSQGAGMGQAHSSAPLGVPGEPVAPGEARTYNWKITKKQGPTDSEFDCKTGAYYSTVDKERDLHSGLIGPMVICKPGTLRKTLREVQEFALLFHTFDETKSWYLEENLQRHCAPPCQANTEDPWYHISNKFAAINGYVAETLPGLLIAQHQLVRWHLLNVGSDGEYHSVHFHGLPFTVHTEKEHRMGVYNLFPGVFGTVEMRPPTVGTWLVECTIGEYQLAGMRAKLLVYDRECVTPLGMKSGRIEDSQITASDHINTWEPRLARLEQSGYINAWIGRDKTSWLQVDLLRPTLLHGVQTQGVRSKLRDNYITIFKVSYSLDQETWTTYRGNRTRQNDVLYGNMDSSKVKNNAFFPPFVARYIRIHPENFVQRPALRLELLGCDLNSCSLPLGLSKGQRRYIPDGNFSASSFYYSLLRSWSPSLARLHQEGGANAWRPKNNNPHEWLQVDFGKVKRITGVVTQGAQSMLTQMMVTEFSVTVSHDEHSWSSVLDESSQREKIFTGNSDSDEEALNIFEPPLFGRYLRIHPRGWVNDIALRLEVLGCDTQQGL, encoded by the exons GAGCCGGGTATGATGACTCCACAGCGGGCCAGGAGAAGGAGGATGATGCAGTCTCTCCTGGAGGATACTATGAGTACGTGTGGGACATCAGCCCTAAAGACGGCCCCACCACCAGTGACCCCGAGTGTCTCACTTACTCCTACTCCTCCCAGGTGGACACGGTGCGAGACGTGAACTCAGGACTCATCGGCGCCCTGCTCATCTGCAAAGCAA GTGCCTTTACAGAGGACGGCCAGAGGAGAAATCCAGCGTTCGTCCTGCTGTTTGcggtgtttgatgagaccaaGAGCTGGTATGGAGAGGTCGGAGAGCGGAAGAGCAGAGAGAAGTTTAAGAGGAGCGTCGGCAGGAAGGAATACCACACCATCAATGGATATATCAACTCTACGTTACCCG GTTTGACAGTGTGTCAGGGCCGTAATCAAGTGTCCTGGCATCTGATTGGGATGGGCACGGCTCCAGAAATTCACTCCATTCAGTTTCAGGATCACACTCTGGAG gtGTTGAATCATCGTAAAGTCACTGTGGAGGTGACCCCCATGACATTCATCACTGCAGAAATGAGACCTTCCACTATAGGTCGCTTCCTTATGAGCTGTCAGATACATGCTCACCGCCACG ATGGTATGAGCGCTTTTTTCACAGTGGAGGACTGCCCTAAGCCCGTCACTCTGCCAGGACCCGACCTGCGTAACGTCAAGCACACAGTTGGCGAGGACAGCAGTGAAGACTACAGCTACGAAGATGACGATAATTTGTTTAACACCATAAGCTTTTACCCTAAGAAACCACAAGTGCAGGTAAGATCCATTGGGGGACAGCCACGTAGAACCTGGCAGCATTACATCGCTATTGAAGAGGTCGTCTGGAACTACGCCAGTCATCTCAAACCCACAGACAG TGAGTTGCAGTCGGGATATCTGCCTGCAGCTCCCCATCACCTGGGCTACAAGTATAAAAAGGCGAGGTATGTGGAGTACACAGACGCATCTTTCACTCAGAGGAAGAGCTCTGACAAGACACTGCTGGGTCCGCTCCTGAAAGGAAAAGTCAACGATCAAATCCAT ATCACTCTGAGAAACATGGCCAGTCGACCTTTCAACATCTACCCGAATGGCCTCACCAGGATCTATCCACTGCACAGATCTGCAAATG CTGCAGAGACGGACTTGCGCTCCCTGGAAGTGCCCCCTAACGGGACGTTTACCTACGTTTGGAGGCTAACAATAGACGATGGACCCTTGGAAGGAGACCCCCAGTGTCTGACCCAGCTGTATCAGAGCACCATCTCCCCAGAGAGGGACTTGGCTTCTGGGCTGGTGGGCACCCTGCTCATCTGCAAGCACGACACCATGGACACCAGAGGACGTCTG CTGGTCCCAGATAAAGAGTGGAGCTTGATATTTGCCGTGTTTGATGAGAACAGAAGTTGGTACTTCAACGAAAACATGGAGCACTCCACCCTGACCTCCTTTAACGCCACCGACCCTGAATTCTACAACTCTAATGTCATTTACA GTATAAATGGCACCATGTTCGCTGGGCGTCAGTTTGTGGCGTTTCAAACTGACGTCACCCTCTGGCATGTGGCCAATGTAGGCACCCAGAGTGACTTCCTTTCTGTTTACTTCACTGGAAACCTCTTTAAGTACCAAGGCCTCTACCAGTCCGTTCTCACCCTCTTCCCCATGACTGGCATAACCGTTCCCATGGAAACCGACCTGATGG GTGAGTGGGAGATCGGTGCCTACGACGGCAGCCTCAAGAGCCGAGGGATGAGCATCCGTTACAGCGTTCTTCACAGCAACGATGGAGACATAGTTGACCGTGACGGGATTGAAGAAGATATCTCTGACTACATTGATGATTTAAATCTACCGAGGAGCAGAAGAACTGGAAATCGCACAGTGTTGGTTCGAATGTGTAAGAAACCCCGTGCTGATAACAATACTCTGTCAGTAAATGCTTCCAGTCAAAATGTCACTGATGATAAAGCTGTGGGCGCCGGAGCTGAAGGACAGTCCGAATGTGAGCTGAGGAAAGTGATGGTAGGAGAAGGAGAAAACCCCAACATGGTGTCTGAGGGAGGAATCCCACAGGATGTCTTGGATGAAATAGCGAGAGATGGTGAGTGGACGGTTTCTCAGAATGGGACTGAACTTAAAGGAGAGAGAAGTGGCAGACAGAGAAGACAGGCAGAGGGCAACTGGACGGACACAGACATCACTTctggagaagatggaggaactAGTGTAGAGATTGAAGAGGAGGCTGTGGAAAATAAGTCTGACGCTGGCGCAGAAGTATTATTTGAGGACAGAAGTGGAGTGTCAAGTGTGGATAATGTGACAAAGGGAGAGCTTGAAGAGAGCAACGACATCTTGCTGAGCAGCAATCGACAGCTGAGCGAGGAGGTCTCAAGTGTAGAGCAGAGCAGTCCAGAAGAGATGGATCAAAACTTAGTACCACAAAACCCCGTTCAGTCTGAACCTGAGCAAATTACAGAAGATCTGTTGGATCTGGACTACAACAAAACTGCcgagaacaacaacaacaacacatcaagGACTGACCGGTCCCTTGAGTACCTTGAGTATGATGACTACGGAGGCCAAGAG GTGAACAACACATCAGATATGTCTGGCACGGATTACATGGACCTGCGCTCTGCAGGGACCAAATATCGCCACTACTACATAGCTGCAGAGGAGATCACCTGGGACTACGGCATCAGAAAACCACATCAGCTCATCAAACCCAG AGAGATGCGTCGAGGGATGAGGAAGTTCCTGCCAGAGTATAAGAAGGTGGTGTTTCGAGCCTACAGCGATAAAGACTTCCTAATTCCTGTAGGCAGAGGAGAGCCACAGGAACACCTGGGTATCATGGGACCTTTCATCAAAGCTGAGATTAATGATCTCGTCACT GTGGTCTTTAAGAACAAGGCATCCAGGCCTTACTCCTTTCACCTTCAGGGAGTCTATGATCTCAGCCAGGGGGCCGGCATGGGCCAGGCACATTCCTCTGCTCCACTTGGGGTACCAGGAGAGCCTGTGGCTCCTGGGGAGGCGCGGACCTATAACTGGAAGATAACCAAGAAACAAGGACCCACTGACTCTGAATTTGACTGTAAGACTGGGGCTTACTACTCCACTGTGGACAAG GAGAGGGACCTTCATTCAGGTCTGATTGGTCCAATGGTGATCTGTAAGCCCGGCACCCTCCGTAAGACACTGCGAGAGGTCCAGGAGTTCGCCCTTCTCTTCCACACCTTTGATGAAACTAAAAGCTGGTATCTGGAGGAGAACCTGCAGCGGCACTGTGCTCCGCCCTGTCAGGCCAACACTGAGGACCCCTGGTACCACATCAGCAATAAGTTTGCAG CAATAAACGGTTACGTGGCGGAGACACTTCCTGGTCTGCTGATCGCCCAGCACCAGCTCGTCAGGTGGCACCTGCTGAATGTAGGAAGTGACGGAGAGTACCATTCTGTACATTTCCACGGTTTGCCTTTcactgttcacactgagaaggaACATCGTATGGGGGTCTACAACCTCTTCcctg GAGTGTTCGGCACGGTGGAGATGAGACCCCCTACAGTCGGCACGTGGCTGGTGGAGTGCACTATAGGAGAATACCAGCTGGCCGGAATGAGGGCTAAACTACTGGTCTATGACCGAG AATGTGTCACGCCTCTGGGAATGAAATCGGGAAGGATCGAGGACTCCCAGATCACAGCATCAGATCATATAA ATACCTGGGAGCCAAGGCTGGCCAGGCTGGAGCAGTCTGGTTATATCAATGCCTGGATAGGCAGAGATAAGACATCATGGCTACAG gTCGACCTTCTGAGGCCCACCCTGCTGCACGGTGTGCAGACGCAGGGAGTCAGATCAAAGCTGAGGGACAACTACATCACAATCTTTAAGGTCTCCTACAGCCTGGACCAGGAGACTTGGACTacctacagaggaaacagaaccaGGCAGAATGAT GTACTTTACGGCAACATGGACAGCTCTAAAGTGAAAAACAACGCTTTCTTTCCACCATTTGTGGCTCGCTACATCAGGATTCACCCTGAAAACTTTGTGCAGAGGCCTGCTCTCCGTCTAGAGCTGCTGGGCTGCGACCTCAACA gctgctctctccctctcggGCTCTCGAAGGGGCAGAGGAGGTACATCCCCGACGGCAACTTCAGCGCCTCCTCATTTTATTACTCTCTGCTGCGTAGCTGGAGCCCCAGCCTCGCTCGGCTCCATCAGGAAGGCGGCGCCAACGCCTGGAGGCCAAAG AACAACAACCCTCACGAGTGGCTGCAGGTTGATTTTGGCAAAGTGAAACGCATCACAGGGGTCGTAACCCAAGGAGCACAATCAATGTTGACCCAAATGATGGTGACAGAGTTTTCGGTCACCGTCAGTCATGATGAACACTCCTGGAGCAGTGTGTTGGATGAAAGCTCCCAAAGAGAAAAG aTCTTCACAGGAAACAGCGACTCAGACGAAGAAGCTCTCAACATTTTTGAGCCTCCTCTGTTCGGGCGCTACCTCCGCATCCACCCGCGGGGTTGGGTCAACGACATCGCGCTGCGtctggaggtcctgggctgtgACACGCAACAGGGGCTCTGA